The following proteins come from a genomic window of Dreissena polymorpha isolate Duluth1 chromosome 1, UMN_Dpol_1.0, whole genome shotgun sequence:
- the LOC127842136 gene encoding interleukin-17D-like produces the protein MDLREWICFYLALFLSMNSVVAASAALGCVEPENATAIIDSLKDRLEGTFMASLEHVALNVPPRLHTPLGRDSQDTGLALRYQATLAGERGCHQRSRRQNEISDLSSCPWYFVMDFDPDRIPSTLARAKCSCVKCLSASTVEDEVPFKIFQRRGRCRAVNSYLPVIRKYCIQGEYKYNIVQEQLTVGCTCFT, from the exons ATGGATTTGCGggaatggatatgtttttatctAGCCTTGTTTTTGTCGATGAACTCTGTTGTG GCAGCGAGTGCTGCTTTAGGTTGTGTGGAGCCGGAAAACGCTACGGCCATTATTGACTCTCTGAAAGATAGACTAGAGGGGACATTTATGGCCTCTCTGGAACACGTCGCCCTTAATGTGCCGCCAAGGTTACATACACCGCTTGGCCGAGATTCACAGGACACCGGTTTAGCGTTACGCTACCAGGCGACGTTAGCAGGGGAACGTGGCTGTCACCAACGCTCGCGACGCCAAAACGAGATTAGCGACCTTTCCTCTTGCCCTTGGTACTTTGTAATGGATTTTGATCCCGATCGGATACCGTCTACTCTGGCGAGAGCCAAATGCTCCTGCGTTAAATGTCTGTCGGCGTCGACTGTGGAAGACGAAGtaccatttaaaatatttcaacgCAGGGGTCGCTGTAGGGCTGTTAACAGTTATTTACCAGTGATACGGAAGTATTGCATCCAAggtgaatataaatataatatcgtGCAAGAACAACTCACTGTTGGTTGTACATGTTTCACTTAG
- the LOC127866660 gene encoding interleukin 17-like protein, whose amino-acid sequence MLYSILKLVLVVLTVAAPVASFGCKEPDNKKAVKKELYQEIFQEYMRGENSFNIISQYRESVQKEVQRTKNNKQISNLKPASQFTTLISGETKCRKINAGAACPHHIVMDYDEDREPQMLAMARCSCVRCRDHINEATKCKPVMNYIPVIRRSCERPRGGVRQGVKEYRYFKDLQAVPVGCTCVHPQSL is encoded by the exons ATGCTTTATTCGATATTAAAACTT GTGCTAGTCGTTTTAACGGTTGCGGCGCCTGTAGCCTCCTTTGGCTGCAAGGAACCAGACAACAAGAAAGCCGTAAAGAAAGAGCTCTACCAGGAAATTTTCCAGGAGTATATGAGGGGAGAAAACTCCTTCAACATCATCTCGCAGTACCGGGAAAGCGTCCAAAAAGAGGTCCAAAGAACGAAAAATAATAAGCAAATCAGCAATCTAAAACCCGCATCACAATTTACCACGTTAATCAGTGGCGAGACGAAGTGTCGGAAAATCAACGCAGGGGCGGCGTGCCCTCATCACATCGTCATGGACTACGACGAGGACCGGGAACCGCAGATGTTGGCCATGGCGCGTTGCTCATGCGTAAGATGTCGTGACCATATCAACGAGGCCACAAAATGCAAACCTGTGATGAACTATATACCCGTCATACGACGGTCGTGCGAACGGCCACGAGGGGGCGTAAGACAGGGCGTAAAAGAATACAGGTATTTTAAGGATCTACAGGCAGTGCCGGTAGGGTGCACATGTGTGCATCCACAGTCGCTGTAG